The Spinacia oleracea cultivar Varoflay chromosome 2, BTI_SOV_V1, whole genome shotgun sequence DNA segment AAGATGCTCTTAAACTATGTTCCTGTCTATGTGATGCTTCCGGTAAGTCTTTAGAGCTCCCCGTAGCTGCACAGGGCCGTGCGCGCTAAATTCCGGCCATTTCCGGCCAAAAGATAGGTCCGACAACTCGGGTTTCTCGGGTTAAATAGCATTATCGGTCTTAAATGTAGCTGGGATTTCTGAATCGCGTGTCGGTTTTTATTTTACACAAATTCTTACTTAAAGGTGgcgtacaataaatattgtacatctgAGTAAACAATAAgttaaaatgattaaaaattACCTCGGTATATGTTAAAAGTTACTAAAATTTGGGTAAATATTATCCCTATATACAATATATTAATTGTACACTTACTAAGTGCAAGatcttttgttattttattatcTCCTGTGCTAATTGTCACCGTACTTAACCACATTCATCTTTTGTTGTACATtcatccgatccgatccgatgcCAATTTTCGGACATTTTATCATTGGTAGAATCTGACCCAAGAAAACAGGACATTAATTATATGAATGTCGAAAATTGGATGGGATATCCGACTTTCCCCGAAATAGACATCCAAAATTTTAAAAGATGATTATCGGAAGTTTTATTTATAATCAAAGTTATATTAAGGCTTTGTTATATTagacttattttatttgaatttatatCGCTctgttctattggacttatttttactgaacttatctgaacttattttatctgaaaaaaaacttattttgtctgaaataaacttatatgcgtgcgaaaatgtctgaaaaaaacttatttttgctgaacttaaccgaacttatctgaacttattttgtctgaaataagttaaaataagtcgaacagaacatgACCTAAAGTTATATGAATTTAACTGAattgtctgaacttatatgaattaactgaacttattttttctgaaataaacttatttgtatgTGAAACTGTCTGAAAAAacctattttttaaaaatttaacttaactaaacttatttgaacttaattgaagttatctggacttattttatctgaaataagtcaaaataaatctAATAGAACATAGAAACTAGAAAATCAAATACTTCAGAATTcaggacattaaattttttaaaagttcTTGTCTGAAAGCAGAGAAATGTAATGGAGATCCGTTCTCGCCGATCGGATCGACCAAACCACATATCGGACTTACCATATCTGATTTTTTGTCCACGTTTTATGTACGATATTTTaactttaacaaaaataaaaaagagactaTAAATTATGAGACCACATTTTCATAGTGCAAACATTAATTATTGGACCACACTATTTTTTACGGTACAAACATTAATTATGGGATATCATTTTGTAAGTAAAAGTAGGACAATTGAGGTATTTAAGTTGTTTGATAAGAGTATGttaggaaaaaaaatcaattgaTTAAATAGGAAATTGTAAAAGTAGGTACAACCTTTAGGGACACCCAAAATGGAAATAACTCAATAAGCACTATATTTTGGGACTGACGGagtgttataaaaaaaatactcgcCCTTAGTACATGTTGTGTTTGAATGATGCAATTTAAGTCatgattttcttttaaaaacgTAAAGTTACTTTGGTTTAGAAAAGATTACTATATCTAAGAAAATTGATATTTAAGTTATTATATTCACTATGTGAAAAATAAAAGTCACAGTGTGTGTGTAAAATGAGGGCTTAGAGTACACAATGTAAAATGAGTAATCGTAGTTCGTGGTCTTTAGGCTTTTTTCACTTGTAGTAAGTACATTCAGGTCAAAATTCTCAATCCCACAATTAGTGTATCAATTGCGTGTCACTTCTTTATATTGGTTGAtatttgtactccctccgtcccggaatacttgacctgttttccttatcgggccgtcccttaatacttgacctgtttctaaaaatggaaatattctaacaatattatattatttctcactccacccctattaacccacctaccccctactccatacaaaaaataattaaaaattcaacccctactctccccatccccacccctttacacattttccactaactacattaaaataataccccactatcaactactacctattaaattaaataagtcaattcaagtcccttaaactctgtgccggtcaaaccgggtcgagtattccgggacggagggagtaattagttAACCATTTTTATTTGCATATCTACAACTACATTAATACCAACCAATAGACGGAAAATGGCACACAAATGGTACATGGATTGTGGGACAAAAAATTCAGACTTTGTCCCGTCAatctactactccctccgtttcaaaatgtttgttacatatTTCTTTAatagtgtttcaaaatgtttgttacataaaaaatctttctatttataaacttgTTACTAATATCATTTTTTGAGCCAACTTTTATTTCTAATTggtccaacttttcaactcaataaATCTCATGCAACCAAAAGTCACATTATGACAAGCTAGCAATTTgtgtgatttttaattattggttcattttgataataaaacaatcttattggttgtttcaatgattagtggattgaggtatggagtattttttttaataaaagatgaaAGCATATTTGCACTATATTCAAAGAGAGTAATAAATGTCAGAATTTGGAAAGATGGAAGGAGATTTATGATGGAATCTAGaacatttaaaattaaaaaaagaaagatcttaattatacgttaataaacgtgccaaAATCCAAATGTAACagacattttgaaacggagggagtatttttttcCATTTTGCGTTATAGTTATGTTACGTTCCCTTACATTACATTTCCCCCTTGTTTTCAATAATAACACTACATACACCTACAGTTGGGAGTGGTTTCGCCTAAAAATTCATTCAAAGACGAGGAAGGAACCAGGATGCAACTACAAAAGCTTAAAGAAGCCGGTGTGGACGGAATAATGGTGGACGTATGGTGGGGAATTATAGAATCCAAAGGTCCAAAGCAATATGATTGGAAGGCTTATCGACGTTTATTCCAAGTTGTACAAGAATGTGGCCTCAAAATCCAAGCTATTATGTCTTTCCACCAATGTGGAGGCAATGTTGGGGATATTGTCTTCATTCCACTCCCTCAATGGGTTCTCGATGTTGCCAAATCCAACCCCGATATCTTTTATACCAATCTATCTGGTGTTAGGAACCCCGAATATCTTAGTCTTGGTGTCGATAATGAGCCTCTCTTTGGAGGAAGAACACCTATCCAGGTAACTATATGTGCTTATTACATCGAATTTGTTTAGTTACTTTAatgtaaagatggttgtgggtcggGGTGGGGGCTTTGGGCCGATGCTACATGTCTAAATGGGCTCGGCCCATACCAAGCCCACTCTTCATTGTGTCGGGTCGGGTCAGtccaaaaagtttaaaacaGGGTATAGGTCGTCGTGCCTAatcctaattttactaaatttagcgtgtttTGTCGTGCTAGGTCGAgcctagacctgatcaaaaggcgggcCGGGCCGGTGGCATAAATTTTTTCCCATTATGTCGATTCGGGCCAAATTCCGGACCATTTTTTGTGCCCAAAACCCGTTATttcgggccaaatttataactaaaattgttgttttatgTTGTCCAAAACccgcatttttttaaaaaaaatcgggCCGAAATATTCTGCCCAAAACCCGGTAATTTTTGGGCCCGGGGCCAATGTTGATCAGCTCTAGTCGAGTCGTGCCTTGCCTGGCCGTGGTTTTTCCGAAAAAAGGCGGCCCAGACCCagcccacgacttcgtgccgGGCCATGTTTTTTTCATGCCCGGGTTGGGCTCGCCCCCGCCCCGCCTGCAGCCATCTTTATGTTACTGTCATGCATTCCTATACTGAGTTACTGACTTGTTGTATGCACAGATCTATAGTGATTTCATGAAGAGTTTCAGAGAGAATATGTCAGAATTCTTTAAAGCAGGAACCATAGTGGACATAGAAGTAGGTACTGGTCCAGCAGGGGAGCTACGTTACCCTTCTTATCCAGAGACTCAAGGATGGAGTTTTCCAGGAATTGGAGAATTTCAGGTATTATACATAGAGCTACGTGTACTCAAATGTGGATTTTTTTGTGTTAATTTGATCAGTTTTTTTTTGGGCTCTTGTTTTCACAGTGCTATGACAAATATTTGGCAGAAGATTTCAAGAAAGCAGCAACAGAAGCAGGGCATTCTGAATGGGAGTTACCTACTGATGCTGGTAAATACAATGACACCCCTGAAGAAACAGATTTTTTCAGAAGAAATGGAACTTACAAAACTGATAAAGGTATCTTCTTCTTGACTTGGTACTCCACCAAGTTGATACTCCATGGTGATCAAATCTTGGAAGAAGCTAACAAAGCATTTCGCGGTTGTAAACTCAAGTTAGCAGTTAAGGTCAGTACATTGCAAATATGACCTAATTAAACTGTATTTAATCTGATCATTAGCATTTACCACAGTTTAATTTtcctggttttttttttggcatgAAGGTATCAGGAATTCATTGGTGGTTCAACTATCATTGTCACGCGGCTGAGCTGACTGCAGGGTACTATAACTTGTATGGCACTAGAGATGGATATCGGCCAATTGCAAGGATGCTAACTAGGCACAATGCCATCTTGAATTTTACATGTCTTGAAATGAGGAACACTGAACAGCCTGCTGAAGCTTGTAGTGATCCACAAGGACTTGTTCGACAGGTGAGTCAATCATCAGAGCTTAATCGAAAATGAAAAACTTGGGTTATAAAACTGATAGAGAGTAATTTGCAGGTATTAAGTGATGCATGGAAAGAGAGCATCAAAGTTGCAGGTGAAAATGCACTTCCTAGATATGACAGCACAGCTTACAACCAAATCCTGTTGAATGCTCGACCCAATGGTCTAAACAAAAAGGGGGCACCAGCACTGAAGATGTTTGGGTTTACTTATCTTCGTGTGTCTGACGATCTGCTAGAGAAGAACAACTACAAGATTTTTAAGAAGTTTGTCAAgcgaatgcacgctaaccaagTAAGAACATGCATTGTTTATATTGTAGAAGAGTCTCCATATAAGATGAGTTAAGAGTATACTAAGACATATTTTCACTTGTTTTGTTGTTTACAGAAATACTGTCCAGACCCAGAAAAGTATGGAAACCTTATTGATCCGTTAGGACCATCAAAGCCGAGGATTCCAATTGATGATCTTATGGACGCGACAAAACCAACTGAGCCTTTTGAATTTGATCAAAAGACTGATATGAGTGTTGATGGTTCACTTTCTGCCTTTGTAGCCAAACTCAACTGTTTCATGCCTTGCCTATTCTAATCAGTGTATGACTCAAACCAGGCCACTTCGATCTTCTAGGTCTCGTTTCATGTATCTGATAAATAAAATGAAGAGAAGTtgttgacaggctaaagtcgtattacctaatcaaaaataacctaaggtccactagctaggtagcaagggaagtcaggatcgaatccacagggaaacaatgttctttctactattaatcaactaaactagactattgggaaacaagaattggttggtttatatgctaagactacgaacgataattaaacgagtatgaatcaatatattaaggaatctagggcataggttcaccaacaaataacaatcccgGACAATGAACAATtacgataatcaacaaattaatcaattagactagcatgctctctcgaatcgatactaatcatagacttagaattaacgggctctcgctacgtattaactctaattccacctattgacacaagcctaaacatcaaatttcatctctcgaatcttaatttgatattgcattactaccacaattaa contains these protein-coding regions:
- the LOC110781315 gene encoding beta-amylase encodes the protein MCSILCSKLGWENKVEAKTTMSTSEYKKLGYNKKMLLNYVPVYVMLPLGVVSPKNSFKDEEGTRMQLQKLKEAGVDGIMVDVWWGIIESKGPKQYDWKAYRRLFQVVQECGLKIQAIMSFHQCGGNVGDIVFIPLPQWVLDVAKSNPDIFYTNLSGVRNPEYLSLGVDNEPLFGGRTPIQIYSDFMKSFRENMSEFFKAGTIVDIEVGTGPAGELRYPSYPETQGWSFPGIGEFQCYDKYLAEDFKKAATEAGHSEWELPTDAGKYNDTPEETDFFRRNGTYKTDKGIFFLTWYSTKLILHGDQILEEANKAFRGCKLKLAVKVSGIHWWFNYHCHAAELTAGYYNLYGTRDGYRPIARMLTRHNAILNFTCLEMRNTEQPAEACSDPQGLVRQVLSDAWKESIKVAGENALPRYDSTAYNQILLNARPNGLNKKGAPALKMFGFTYLRVSDDLLEKNNYKIFKKFVKRMHANQKYCPDPEKYGNLIDPLGPSKPRIPIDDLMDATKPTEPFEFDQKTDMSVDGSLSAFVAKLNCFMPCLF